A window from Zingiber officinale cultivar Zhangliang chromosome 7A, Zo_v1.1, whole genome shotgun sequence encodes these proteins:
- the LOC122000515 gene encoding uncharacterized protein LOC122000515: protein MEDVVMMTTNKRQSIPAFGNWDYCSDLPITQYFESAVQAGLVRGCQFHGEAAAGDDLFKLPPLRASCGGRVKKGDEKQHQRGQERKQGKVFDDAAVGGGARLRRDPKAVDEDLYKIPPELLYKKPKRKRVLRSLWSGCMGLHCIA from the exons ATGGAG GATGTGGTGATGATGACGACGAACAAGAGGCAGAGCATTCCGGCCTTCGGCAACTGGGACTACTGCAGCGATCTCCCCATCACTCAGTACTTCGAGTCGGCTGTGCAGGCCGGGCTGGTCCGAGGGTGCCAATTCCATGGCGAGGCAGCAGCTGGTGATGATCTCTTCAAGTTGCCACCTCTGCGAGCTTCTTGTGGAGGGAGG GTGAAGAAGGGGGATGAGAAGCAACATCAGAGAGGGCAGGAAAGGAAGCAGGGGAAGGTGTTTGATGATGCTGCTGTGGGAGGAGGAGCAAGGCTGAGGAGAGATCCCAAGGCGGTGGACGAGGACCTGTACAAGATCCCTCCTGAGCTCCTCTACAAGAAGCCCAAAAGG AAGAGGGTGCTGAGGAGCTTGTGGTCGGGATGCATGGGATTGCACTGCATTGCATGA